CGGCATTTGCAATCGTCGGAATACCGCAAGGAAGAGCCTTTGTGGCAAAGCGTCGCTGTGATCGCTATCTTGCTCGCAACCTTCGCTGTCCTTCTGTCCGCGGAAACTTACATCGGCGATGCCATTTTCCACTGCGCAGTCGCCGCCGGTCTGCTCTGGTTGCATCAGCGCAGCGTGCAATCGCGCCTCGGCGCTGAACTGTCGCCATTGGTGATCGTAGTTCTGCTGTTAGGCGGCCATCTTGCGGGTTTTGGTCTGTGGTCGGTGAAACTGGTAATTGCAGCCATGCTGGCGGCATTGTTGGTGTCGCAGAAGTTAAATCCAAATTAACTGTAAACCGCTAACGAGCACCAACGAAGATGCGGAAACGGAATCTGCCTTGATCCATTCCGAAGACAGGAATTGGCTGGCCGCGGGGCTAAGCGGTGCTGCGGCGATTCGGCTGCAGGCTGGCGATGTCGGCTGCGCACTGTTTCCGCAAAGCGGCACTGCACCCAATGAGGCGCTACTCGCGACCGTCAGGTTGACGCTCTACAGGTTGGTGGCGGGTGTGGAAACGCAGCTTATCGATGCTTCGGCGGCCGAGTATCTGCCCGCGAGTTGGGAGCCTTTGTGCACGGCAGGGTTGCTGCGCGACAATGGACTGATCGATTTTTGCCTCGCGCGGCATGCAGAGCGCCAGATCCGCCTGCGATTGGGCGAGGTGGCTTGGGGTTTTGAACGGCAACTGGCGGCAACCTTGCTACACGATGCCGACCCGATACTTTCGGAAGCCGCGGCGAATGTGTTGCGCGGCGAAAATCTGGAGTTGCAGGAAAGCCCGGAGGCGCTGACTTCACAATTACCAATCGATCTTGCCCACGCGCTTGCATGGAAAGTCGTAGCAGGTCTCCAATTTACAGATAGTCCGGTTTCGGCAACGCGCGGCGAACTTGTTAAATCCTGTCAGAAATTCCTGGCGGGCCATAATGAAGGCGCAACATTGCAGAATGCTGCTGCAAAACTTGTCTTTTTCCTGCCCGAAACACGCTTGCCCGATCTGCTTGATCCGTGCCGCTCTGGGCTTGCCATATTTGTAGCATCACTTTCCCGCACGACAGGCCTGCCGCAAGATCGGCTCTACCGCCTGTTGGATCATGATCATCCGGCAGCTGCAATGCTGGCATTGCGGGCATCCGGCCTGTCTGCCGATGCAGCGATTCATGCTCTTCAAGCACTTCGACACGGCCGCTTTGGCGATGATCGCTATGCCGTCAGCTATGATGAGCTTGCCGGAATAGCGCAGGCTGATGCGTCGGCTGCACTTTCCCAATTCATGTCTGGCGGATCGGATATCTGATGCGTCGGCCAGGCTTTCTCGCTTTCAGTATTGAGGCGCAAGTAGACGCCCACGGCAAGTTGTTGTCGGCTGATCCGCACCTTGCAAGGTTGCATCTGGCCAATGGCGGCATTGAGGGCGGCAAGCTTGCCATTCCGGGGCTCTTCAATCTTACTCAGCTCAGCTGGCGAACCGGGTCAACGCTGGAACGGCCGGTGCGTGCCGCAGACGGCGAACGTGACTTGATGCTTTGGACCAAAGCTGTTCGGAAAGACGACATCGTCCTGCTTTCGATTTCAGGCTGGCAGGAACAGGCCCCGTCTGCTGCCGTCCCATCTATGTCACATCAGGCGCACATTCGCGAACCAGCCGAGAGGCAGCGCGCCGACATGGCGCTAGATCAAAAGGGATATGTTCTTCAGGCGGCACCTTGGCTGACCAGGCAGTTCGGCGTCGCGATGGTTGCGCGCGAACTAGCGGATAGTTTCGAACGCGTTGATGGCGAGGCCAAACCGATCTGGGAAGCGGTGGCAGATCCGGTCCGCATTCGCTCTCGCCATACAGGCGAGGTCTATGATGTTTCGGCTTCACCGATCGAGACGGCTGATGGACGTGTGACAGGCTATGGGCTTACTTTTGCCGACATTCCCCATCAGGCCGAAGGTCAGGACTCGCCCGCTGCGCCAAAGCAGATCGGGTTTGGACGACATTTCGCAAACGCCGTGCGCCAGCCACTCAGCCGGATCATCGCGAACGCCGAAACCATCCGTTCGGTATCTGACGGACGGCTTCAGGAGAATTACCTCGCTTATGCGCAGGATATTTCGGCTGCAGCAACGCACCTAAACGAGTTGATTGGCGATCTGGAAGATCTGGACGCCATCGATCGCGAGGATTTTCGCGTCGCATCCGAACGGGTTGAATTGGGCGATATTGCCCGGCGTGTGGCAGGACTGCTGGCACTAAAGGCGGCGGATCATCATATCCACCTCGTCCTGCCTGATCCGGTTGCAAAGGTTGAAACAGTTGGCGAGTTTCGCCGAGTTTTACAGATTGTGCTAAATCTTGTCGGCAACGCAATCCGTTACGCGCCGGGAGGAAGCAGCGTTCATATCCGTTTGAGTAATCAGCCGCCGTCCATATCGGTTTGTGACGAGGGCAGGGGCGTTCCCATGGACGACCGGGAGCGGATTTTCGGGAAGTTCGAGCGTCTCGGCCGCAGCGGCGATGGCGGAAGCGGGCTTGGCCTTTATATTTCGCGGCGGCTTGCGCGCGCGATGAAAGGCGATATCGAGATCGCCGAGGCTCCGGAAGGCGGAGCGATGTTTACGCTCCACCTTCCGGCTTATTCGGCAAATTAGCGGCTTTCGACCGGGATATAGCTGCGCGGGGCAGGGCCGGTATAAAGCTGGCGTGGACGGCCGATCTTCTGACCGGGGTCCGAAATCATTTCATTCCACTGGGCCACCCAGCCGACGGTGCGGGCGAGGGCGAACAGAACGGTGAACATCGTGGTCGGGAAGCCGATCGCCGACAGGATGATTCCCGAATAGAAGTCGACATTCGGGAACAGCTTTTTCTCGATGAAGTAGGGATCGTTGAGAGCCATTTCCTCAAGCTGGAGCGCCACGTCGAAGATCGGATCACTGACCTTAAGGGCAGTCAGCACTTCGCGGACGGTTTTCTGCATCACAGTCGCGCGGGGATCATAGTTTTTGTAAACACGGTGGCCAAAGCCCATCAGGCGGAACGGATCATTCTTGTCCTTGGCGCGCTCGATATAATGCGGAATCTTGTCAGGTGTGCCGATTTCACGAAGCATATTCAGGGCCGCTTCGTTTGCACCACCATGGGCCGGGCCCCAAAGGCAGGCGATGCCGGCAGCGATGCAGGCAAAGGGATTCGCACCCGACGAGCCGGCAAGACGCACGGTCGAGGTTGAAGCGTTCTGCTCATGGTCTGCATGGAGGATGAAAATGCGGTCTAGCGCCTGTTCGACCGCCGGATGCACTTCGTAGGGCTCCGCTGGAACGCCGAACGTCATGCGCAGGAAGTTGCCGGTGTAGGACAGGCTGTTGTCAGGATACATGAACGGCTGACCAACCGAATATTTATAGGCCATGGCGGCGATGGTCGGCATCTTTGCGATCAAACGGTGGCTGGCGATCTTGCGCTGCACCGGATCGGCAATGTCGGTGGAGTCATGATAAAATGCTGAGAGCGCGCCGACTACGCCGCACATGATAGCCATCGGGTGCGCATCACGGCGGAACCCGCGATAAAATGTCGCCAGTTGTTCGTGCAACATCGTATGGCGCGAAATAGTATGGCTGAATTCGTCCAGCTCCGATTTCGAAGGCAGTTCGCCGTTCAGAAGAAGATAAGAAACTTCCATGAAGTTCGACTCTTCGGACAGCTCCTCAATCGAATAGCCGCGGTGAAGCAGCACGCCTTCGTCGCCATCGATATAGGTCAATTGGCTTTCGCAGCTTGCAGTCGAAGTGAAGCCCGGGTCGAAGGTGAAGCAATCGGATTGTGCATACAGCTTGCGGATATCGAGCACATCCGGCCCGACAGTACCCGAAATAACCGGCAGATCGATATTGGTGTTACCGATGCTGAGAGTTGCAGCCTTTTCAGTCATTATCATTCCATTCGCGAACCCGGCCGGGGAAAGCCGATAACCAAATCTGGCCAGTGGTGCAGTGCGATTCTATTTGCTTTTCATCGACTTGCATTCGCCACAGGCGGTGGGAGACGAAGACCGCATCATGCCCGGTTGATACCTGTCAAAAAGCGGTTGTCGGCGCTTCCATTGCGCAGTTTTGTGCGGCGCGTCAAGGGCGTCTGAAAGCGCTTGTTTATCGTTGAAAGACAAGGATAATGGGCGGGGTGGTGGCGTTTCGGTTTCCGGATGGATCGCGCCATGCCCAGCATCAATGAGACGGTTGAATTGGAGGCAGTGGGCATAAAGCCCTCGTCCTTCGGTCAACCGTTTCCAGCGGTGGATGATTGGCTCGATAGCGAGCGAGAGCAATTGCCGCTTTTCATTCCGGTGGCACTCGGCCTTGGCATGGCGCTTTGGCAGGTTCAGGGCGCAGCCGCCGCGCTCCCCCTGTTTCTGGTATGCGCAGGTTGCCTGTTTTTTGCAGCGTCAGCCGGCCACGAAACCCGCTTCGGATACTGCCTCGCCGTAGCTGCACTGCTGGTCGGCCTCGGCTTTGCGATAATCTCAGGAAAAGCGCACATGGTTGGTGCAACGCCGCTACAAAAACCATGGGTCGGCACCGTCATCGGAAAGGTCGAAAATGTTGAGGAAGTCTCGGCACGGGAGATGGTTCGTTTCCGGTTGCGCTTGAGTGAACATGGCGATTTGCCGGAGGTGGTGCGCGTCAATGTTCAAGAGGATGCGATAGGTTCAGATTTTGCGCCTGGAACGATCATCAAAGTGAAAGTCCGTTTGATGCCGCCGCCTGGCCCGCAACTGCCCGGCAGTTATGATTTTGCACGCACCGCCTGGTTTGCGCAGATCGGAGCGACCGGACGGGCTATCGGACCAATCACGCTTGTTGCCTTGCCCGAACGGGTTAGCAATTTCTGGAATGTTGCACGCAATGCCACGGCGGCGCGGATTGAACGCTCGCTTGGCCCCGAATCGGGTCCGGTCGGAGCGGCGCTGCTTGTCGGTGCCCGCGGGAGCATCAGCGAAGCCGACGCTGAGGCCTTGCGCAATTCTGGAATGGCGCACCTGCTATCAGTAAGCGGACTGCATGTAACGGCGGTTGTGGGCGCTGTCTTCATTCTGCTGTCCGGGCTGCTGGCGCTTTGGCCATGGCTCGCGTTGCGGTTGCCGGTGCCATTATTGGCCGCTGGTGGATCAGCATTGGTGGCAGTGCTTTACACGCTTTTGACCGGTGCGGAGGTTCCTACTGTGCGGGCCTGCATCGCCGCACTGCTAATCCTTATTGCCATGGCGCTTGGCAGAGAGGCGTTATCGATGCGCCTGCTCGCTGCGGGCGCAACCTTTGTTCTGCTCTTTTGGCCTGAATCGCTCGCTGGGCCGAGTTTCCAGCTGAGTTTCGCTGCGGTCGGCACGATCATCATGCTTCACAACAGCGGTTTTGCGCAGCGGTTTTTGGCCGGACGGGACGAAGCGATGCTGTTAAAACTTGGGCGCGGGCTTGTGGCGCTTTTGCTCACTGGATTGGCAATAGAGGCAGTGCTCGCCCCGATCGCGCTGTTCCATTTTCATAAGAGCGGTCTTTATGGGGCACTTGCGAACATCATTGCGATACCTGCGACGACATTTGTCGTGATGCCGGCAGAACTGCTGGGGCTGTTGCTCGATGCGATCGTGCCGGGGGCGGGTTCCCCATTCTGGTGGGTTGCATCGCAGGGAATCCAATTGATTCTGTGGATCGCCCATAGCGTCAGCGCTGCGCCAGGCGCGGTTGCGCTGCTGCCTGAAATGCCGCTTTGGTCCTTTGGTGTTGCCGCGATCTGTTTGCTGGTAATGGCGCTGCTCAAGACCCGGTGGCGTTGGGTGATGCTGATACCATGCAGCGTGGCGATTGTGGCGATGGTTTCGGCGCCGCGACCCGATCTGTTGCTCACCGGAGATGGCCAACATTTGGCAGTAAAAACCGACAAAGGCCAATTGGCGCTGCTGCGTGCGGGGGCAGGGGACTATGCGCGCTCAATTTTGGGTGAGACCGCGGCGATCGCAGGCGACGCTGTTCCACTTGATGACATGCCGGGTGCGCGCTGCAATGGCGACGGTTGCAGCTTCGTCCTAGAACGCGGGGGACGAAGCTGGCGCATCATCGCCATCCGATCTCGCTATATGCTGCCGGCAATGGAACTGGCGGCGGCGTGTCGGCGCGCAGATATTGTCATTAGCAGCCGGCGTTTGCCGTGGAGTTGCAAACCGCTTTGGCTGAAGGCTGATCGTGCAATGCTCGAACAAACGGGTGGTCTCGCCTTTTATCTTTCCCAAGGTCGAGTCACCACCGTCGCATCCGAAAATGCACACCACCCATGGTCGGCTTATGCGCCAGTCCGTATCGCGGAACGGGAAGCGGCGCGCAAAAAAGAAAGGGCGGCGAGAAATATCCCGCCGCCCAAAAGCTCACTCGAGATTATTGATCAGTGATAGCGGCGCAGCAGGCCGGCGAGACGTCCCTGAACCTCAACTTCATGCGGATCATAATATTGCGGATCATAGCTGCTATTTGCAGGATCAAGACGGATTTTCTGACCTTCGCGGCGCAGATATTTGAGCGTTGCTTCTTCGCCGCGGACAAGGGCGACTACGATTTCACCATCACGCGCAGTCTGGGTTTTGCGGATGAGCGCATAGTCGCCGTCGAGAATGCCAGCCTCGACCATGGAATCACCGGATACCTCAAGAGCATAATGCTCTCCGCTGCCGAGCAATGCCATCGGAACTGAGAGCGAATTCTGACCTTCCAACGCTTCAATCGGAACGCCGGCAGCAATTTTGCCATGCAGGGGAATTTCAATGACGTCGTTGGCGGCAACCGGAATGTGGCGCGCAGGTTGTGAATTGGCACGACGGTCTGCCAGACTGACAATCTTGCTGTTGACCGCCTCATCCTTGGGAAGAGGTCTGCTGCTTCCGCCTTCGGGCATTTTCACCACTTCAAGTGCGCGGGCGCGATTGGGAAG
This portion of the Sphingobium sp. genome encodes:
- a CDS encoding HAMP domain-containing sensor histidine kinase is translated as MRRPGFLAFSIEAQVDAHGKLLSADPHLARLHLANGGIEGGKLAIPGLFNLTQLSWRTGSTLERPVRAADGERDLMLWTKAVRKDDIVLLSISGWQEQAPSAAVPSMSHQAHIREPAERQRADMALDQKGYVLQAAPWLTRQFGVAMVARELADSFERVDGEAKPIWEAVADPVRIRSRHTGEVYDVSASPIETADGRVTGYGLTFADIPHQAEGQDSPAAPKQIGFGRHFANAVRQPLSRIIANAETIRSVSDGRLQENYLAYAQDISAAATHLNELIGDLEDLDAIDREDFRVASERVELGDIARRVAGLLALKAADHHIHLVLPDPVAKVETVGEFRRVLQIVLNLVGNAIRYAPGGSSVHIRLSNQPPSISVCDEGRGVPMDDRERIFGKFERLGRSGDGGSGLGLYISRRLARAMKGDIEIAEAPEGGAMFTLHLPAYSAN
- a CDS encoding citrate synthase; this translates as MTEKAATLSIGNTNIDLPVISGTVGPDVLDIRKLYAQSDCFTFDPGFTSTASCESQLTYIDGDEGVLLHRGYSIEELSEESNFMEVSYLLLNGELPSKSELDEFSHTISRHTMLHEQLATFYRGFRRDAHPMAIMCGVVGALSAFYHDSTDIADPVQRKIASHRLIAKMPTIAAMAYKYSVGQPFMYPDNSLSYTGNFLRMTFGVPAEPYEVHPAVEQALDRIFILHADHEQNASTSTVRLAGSSGANPFACIAAGIACLWGPAHGGANEAALNMLREIGTPDKIPHYIERAKDKNDPFRLMGFGHRVYKNYDPRATVMQKTVREVLTALKVSDPIFDVALQLEEMALNDPYFIEKKLFPNVDFYSGIILSAIGFPTTMFTVLFALARTVGWVAQWNEMISDPGQKIGRPRQLYTGPAPRSYIPVESR
- a CDS encoding ComEC/Rec2 family competence protein, with translation MPSINETVELEAVGIKPSSFGQPFPAVDDWLDSEREQLPLFIPVALGLGMALWQVQGAAAALPLFLVCAGCLFFAASAGHETRFGYCLAVAALLVGLGFAIISGKAHMVGATPLQKPWVGTVIGKVENVEEVSAREMVRFRLRLSEHGDLPEVVRVNVQEDAIGSDFAPGTIIKVKVRLMPPPGPQLPGSYDFARTAWFAQIGATGRAIGPITLVALPERVSNFWNVARNATAARIERSLGPESGPVGAALLVGARGSISEADAEALRNSGMAHLLSVSGLHVTAVVGAVFILLSGLLALWPWLALRLPVPLLAAGGSALVAVLYTLLTGAEVPTVRACIAALLILIAMALGREALSMRLLAAGATFVLLFWPESLAGPSFQLSFAAVGTIIMLHNSGFAQRFLAGRDEAMLLKLGRGLVALLLTGLAIEAVLAPIALFHFHKSGLYGALANIIAIPATTFVVMPAELLGLLLDAIVPGAGSPFWWVASQGIQLILWIAHSVSAAPGAVALLPEMPLWSFGVAAICLLVMALLKTRWRWVMLIPCSVAIVAMVSAPRPDLLLTGDGQHLAVKTDKGQLALLRAGAGDYARSILGETAAIAGDAVPLDDMPGARCNGDGCSFVLERGGRSWRIIAIRSRYMLPAMELAAACRRADIVISSRRLPWSCKPLWLKADRAMLEQTGGLAFYLSQGRVTTVASENAHHPWSAYAPVRIAEREAARKKERAARNIPPPKSSLEIIDQ
- the lexA gene encoding transcriptional repressor LexA, with translation MLTSKQHALLTFIHERLEASGVSPSFEEMKEALDLKSKSGVHRLIGALEERGFLRRLPNRARALEVVKMPEGGSSRPLPKDEAVNSKIVSLADRRANSQPARHIPVAANDVIEIPLHGKIAAGVPIEALEGQNSLSVPMALLGSGEHYALEVSGDSMVEAGILDGDYALIRKTQTARDGEIVVALVRGEEATLKYLRREGQKIRLDPANSSYDPQYYDPHEVEVQGRLAGLLRRYH